The sequence ctcattttatatttcttttttatagcaGTCACAGAAAAATCTTACATGAGTCTTCATAGGCTATGACTGGCTCCAAGAAAGAGAAGCTTAGAAGAAGAGAACATAATATTAGGGTGCCAAAGACAAGCTTCATTGTTGCAAGCAAGGACTTTAGCAACTGTAGTAGGTGTGTCTCAAGAGGCTTGCTATGGTATTAGCAAGAGCATGTATTTATAGTGATGAACCTTCAAAATTAAATTGGGGATCACTAGTGAGTGATTCTCCTTAGACTGATTCAGTGAATAgtcttttatttgtattttttattattatattattgatatacaatatttattaattttatcaataattaattttgatcagaGTAACTATTGGAATTCTTTCTTCCTATCACGGtttctgaaattttttcttattttcattacTTATCTTCAAATAACTTCCCATGTATATTAATTCTCAATTTAATTTCTGAACTGTACTATCATGTGAGAAGTCTTATTTTTAGCACCCGATTTCccacctttgttttttttttaattttattttattaaatttaaaaatgctataattaaataaaatgataataattaagtaaaagtcttaaaataaaaaaaataaagtgattaaaaaatatattgattaaaaatgaatatgtAATTAGTACATTATTATATGAAGAAATTAAGAcacttaaacaataaaaaatactaacaattagaaaaacaaacataataaatgaaacataataaaacaaagataatgaaatgtagtaataataataattaaaacataaaaatgatgaaTCTAATCATAGTTTGAATGTTGTATAGCCAACATGTCTCCTTTCAATTAAATCATTCTAATGCAACATCTATATGGATTATTAAGACTAGTCGGGTTACTagtttgttaaaataattaaaatttgtattggATAAAAACAATTCTCATAATTAGATTCTGCCAGACAAATTAATGTGTATTAATGtgttaaaaatatgaaagagaTTAATTGGATCTTGATTTaaggaaaaggaagaatgtaaagATGGTccgtttataaattatatttctacTGAAATGAAcaaagaaatattataaaaatatgaaatatatagaCAACAAgatcataacaaaaaaaaaataattattccatCCTACGTTGatattcattttttcattagacaaatattattgtatatatatacattcatattcattttttcattagataaatattattgtatatatattttatttatgagtatcttgatataaataaattattaaataaaaatgttatctttttaaaaaattaaataatatttaaaaaaaaaccaatacaaAAAGCTGGTTGGGTCAATCCAACTtcttaactaaaaaaaagaaacgaaAGTGAAAAATCATATTCTAAAAACCggtcttctaaaaaaataatatagttcagatattaaattaagaattaatatatattaagaattatttagagaaaaataatataaataaaaaaaacttaaactcaaaatattatttaaaaaattgaatcttgGATCACACATGCATAAACTAATTCTCTCTTTTTactaagaaatgaaaagaatgcGGTAAATATGAATTGTCATTAAATATAGGCCGAGTCGGTGCCTCGGCGGTGGAGAGGCAGccttaaatattgattaaggCGCTCAGTCACTATTACGCGTATTCTGACAATCCTTCTTTGTCGCTTTGTGCTTGTTGCCTTGCCCTTCCTCTCTCTCACTTTTATTTCTGCTACCTGTATCCCACTATTCAAGGTACTTTCCTTTATAGTACTACTAGTTTATTCCCTACAACactttttttgatattttttttcattactatATTGCTTCATtacttttatcaattttttttcttaacttctttgctattattgatttttttaattttataacaagagaagttatatttgtataatattttttataagataaaatgatTAACATCatcaaatatagaaaaataacgttataaatatattttaaaaatattatacaaataatataagtcttgtaataattattttgtattatttattaataaagagattttcattttcataaataaatttaaaataaagttatatatgtatatgtataccgctttttttttaacttacaaTGTACTACATGTACAGTAACTTATATAAACTATTatactataaatataaattatgtttttttattgatttagttCGTTAGATTATACCTTTATATTATCTTAATTATTGTGTTAAATTTTGTgagtttattaatttagtttatatttacaaaaacactcaaatcttaacattgactaaaaataatattaaaataatatatataaatggaagataaattttataatccAATCAGAAGTTGAATTAAacctaaattcaaatttaaaataatataaatatttatccaataTTCGCTATTAGGCCACCTACAAACTTATTTATGTGTGAAGCATAATGATTTTTGGCATGAAAaggtatatatagagagagaatgTTCATTTCATAAgctaaaatttagaaattattataGGTTCAAATCCAAACTTAAGAGGAATGGTGATGAGCAAGAATTTTTGTTCTTAGAGATTAACTAAAAATGCCaatggattttaaaaaaatatatctcttAAGAGTTAAAATATAATccgtaaaaaaaaaggttaaaatataaGGAACGGACaatttttctccatttcatcatgttaaaaaaagattattccCAACGGGAATCACATGAGATATTGGCTTTCATCATATCATGTCATCGTGCAACGAAGCTTTCACAAGAACTGTTGTCAGATCAATGCAACTATTGAGTCATTACAGATGCTTTTTATTTAAACTCATTGAATTTTCATTACAAGTAAGCAAAGCTTAGGCCATGCCGCCCAAATTATAATTCTACAAACACAGACTGTAAGCTCTACAGAAAAATACATACAAAATCGTACATCAACCTCCCATACTGTGGAACCGGCAAGGTCGCAAATCATCAGAATCATCCTTGTTGGCATGGCTACTAGATGCTAGTAAGTTTATCtgcaaaaatgaacaaaaattaaaatttgagaaaactgAACTCCTGCTTAGTAAATCTTTCATCCCTCTCAATTTGAGAATGCAAAATTTTTCTTGCATTTCGACGGAATGGAAATCCgtggaaattgaaaaatgaatgttGAAAAGAACATTTTACTATATACCTGTGAAAAAAATATAGGGAGAAAAACTCAACTGtttgattaataatatatttttattacatctGGTTATgatatgcattttaattttaaatatggtAGTAGCACTTTTTACCAATTAATATTAAAGGTAGCAACAACCAAAAACTTAGAGAACCCTACAAATTCTATGACAATTTTTtcgttaaaatattttatggtaaaaaaaaagagcaataaGACTGTAAACTATTTAGTTCCAGAAAATGAAACTCGGTGAATTAAATTCGAAATGTAGCTTACTGTCTCTATTTTCTTCCCACCCAGATTTGGGAGTATTCGAAAATAATGGATCCAACTACctcaatttcattttccttctttttctactCACTCCAGATAAGCGAGAGAAAAACTAAGAGAACAATGAACATATCATTGAGATTGTGGTGCTATAGAATAATGCATATAAGAAAATATGGTGCAACCTTGACAATTTTAGACTTGGAGCCTGGCTGCATGTAAGCTGCTAACACGCTCATATTGAAATCCTGTACACAACATGATTTAAAAGAAACAAGGAGaactcaaattaaaaaacacCGTGGTACTCAATCCTATTCATAATATCAAAggaaaaagaatagaaatacatGATGCAGAAGAAATGAGTTGTtcgtaaagataaaaatataattgtttccTTCCTTTCGGAAAAGCATTTCGCACCTAGACAATCACTTTTAATCATGTTAAAGTTCACACCAAGAAGGCAGGAAATTATCGCGGTTGTCACTAATCTCCACATATTTTTGCATCAGAAGTAATTCGCATATATAATTTACTCAAATCagcaatttcaattttcatgccGTGAATGGATTTTTAGAAACAGAAAACTTTAAGTCATTTTACAAATGGTTATAGAGAAAACTCAGAAAAGACACATGTAGAAGGTCACACATATAGGTGGCTGTCGCAATATCAGGCATGCCAAAATAACTGTCATAACTCTTAACACCATAATAATAAGCAACTGTAAGGTATCCTTagttaggaaaataaaaatatacagtAAGAAATTTGATATGAAAGCTACTTGAGATTTTGATAGTTTCACCACAGAAACAACAAACCAAAGTAGGCGAAATTTAAGaagaaatatgtaaaaaaaaaaaaaaaaagtgaaaaaaattcataaaatgtcCAAAAATGATAGTGAAATacatttaactataaaaaagCCACACAGTGCTCATAACCCCTATAAGCCTTTTACTTTTCCTTTAACCTAGAGAAGGCTGGGAAAAGCTTAAAAAAGTAACTTACTCGGAAAGGATCCCCCCTCAAAGATTGAATAAAAATGGAATTTCCTAAGTTTCTTCCCTGCATAGAAGCACACAAGTAATTTTAGTACAATGAAACAATAGttcaataaaatgaaaacacaatAATCAGATATTAGTTATTCATGTTCGTTTTTCAGATGGCTTTTGAGACGCTTCTTGTTTGATAGAAAACATATTGGAGGGAAGGGAATATAAACAGGTAAGTTAGGAAAGTGTAGCTTCAAAAAATGGTGCAGTCTTATCATGTAAGTGCATGTTTGTAATTTAGATTTTTTAccctacccccccccccccggggTAAATGTAAAACTCTCTTATCCTCCATTTTGTGGATGTATAGATGATTGATTTACCTCAAGGGATATATCTCTCAGGCGCCTCCCTGTTTGAGCACAGCAAATACGGATATGTTCATCGCAACTCCCACTTATGATGTAGTCCCTCCCATTCATGTAATAAGAACGGGTGTAATTTTGAGAACTTTCAGTGGGAGCTATATCAAAAACTAAGTGAAGCCTACCATCAACAGCCTGATATTGTCTAACCTGTATAAACTTACATGTCAGCCTGGACAACAACAATGTGTTCTTGAGATAAAATTTTCCAAAGAGAAAGACAGGCATGTACTGAATCAATTTAAGTTAATGTACCATATAGATAACAAAAATCCTATAGAAACTGTTACTGGTTTTAAAGCTGAACCAGATTTCACATTGTTGCAAGACCTACTCTACTGAGTAACCAGTAACTACTAATTAATCACACTACTATATGACTGCCGAGCATtcgtatatatataacaaaaaattgcACTTCACATGCAATTACCAGTAACTAATCACACTACTGAGTGAAAATTACCACCTCATTATCAACCGCCGATGCAAGAATATATTGATCATCTGGAGAAAAGCAAACCATCACATTTCCTCTGGAGCTTGAAACAGTGAAGCAAGGGTGTATTGGTTTTTGTCTCAAGTCCCACATCTTGACATCGTGATCAAATGATGAAGTGGCAAAAATTGACTGGGAATGATTAGCAAACTTGACTACATTAATATGCCCACGATGCATATCTGTGAGCACTTGTAAGCGCTTCCCACTGTTGATGTCGTATAAAGCAACATTTTTTGAGTAACCACTTGCAAGAAATAGTTCATCCGTAGAGTTAACATGAACAGATGTCAACTGGTCaaattcatcaaaggtaacacaACCAAAATTCCCATGTATGCCAGTAACTTTTCTTGGTATGTGGTGGATGTCATACAATTTCAAGGAACCATTGTCTGATCCTGCTATAAGCTGACATGCaacaagaagaaatgaaaagaatcaGAAATTGCTGTCCAAACAAAAATCACTGAAGGAGTAAATGCTCTAAAACTAACAATGCAGAATGGGATACTTAACTGAATTAATGCCTTTGATAAATAATCTTACAGCCATTTTGATAACGGTTACTAAATATCAATTATCTTAATAACTGGCAAGGATGTACTAGCATTAGAGcagaaaatcacaaaaatatcaaatctcTCTTGTTAAAACTACTTTTGCTTTACAAGGCTATGTATGAAAAACAACAGATTCTGTAAAGGCTGATGTAGTACTTTGGGACAATCACCTCAATTATTGGcagtaatatatatattgctaCTAGCCACCAGATAACTTAATAACCATACCAACTACCAAGTATaatctataaaatcaatttttatgcAAAAAACGCATACCTTAGAGGGATATTTTTTGAGCCAACAGAGACCCAAAACACTATTCATTGCTCCAAGTGATGGGATATAACTCACAATATGTTCAGTCTCATGGTTGATGACAACTACTTCACCATCTAAAGTTCCAAAGACCATCAAACTAGAGTCAGATGGATGGTACTCAAACTGCCTTGGATGAAAGCCCTTGTCCAATTCACATCCTACTAAAGAAAGGGGATGCAAAATAGGCCAAGTTGAAGACCCCAATTTAGCAGCAGAAAGAGACctagtataaaaatattgggACTTTCCAGAAGGATATGATGGCCTATGCTTAGAAGATTGCACCTTATTGTGGCCtgattttatttctctcttctgTAAGATACTTACAACACTCTCTTTGTGCTTCCATTTATATGGAAGATATTCAAAGTATTGAGAAAATATTCTGGTAGCCCTTTCCTTGTCAATCTTTCTGATTGgcatattatctaaattttttagaTTCGGCAATGAAGCTATCATGAACTCTCTGTAATGCTTCTCATAGCATATTGGTGATGCATGACAAGACATATACTTCATAGAAACATCAGCAATACGGTCTGTAAAAGCACCTTGCAATGACTCTTCTCCATCTTCATTCTGTAATGTAAACCACTAAAATTAAAGATCAAGAATGATTTAGAAACTACAAATAAGAAACTTTACAATAACATGGATCATTTTTATGCAATTCAATATTAAGCATTTCA comes from Glycine soja cultivar W05 chromosome 20, ASM419377v2, whole genome shotgun sequence and encodes:
- the LOC114401360 gene encoding uncharacterized protein LOC114401360 isoform X2, which gives rise to MVIDIESLEDRYIDFCRRHDVLPNSSILSSLFKAEVKKSNHEPCSMEILIDDLKDVDIAPLLDLCMNFDTSEIEAVDVRNESSSVLNGEYALSLMRAINQKLRVVHLQDSSFGKDFLRDISQRGLACQVLTLRCSRFRKLNLMGEFMHIHTLNLDFSSSLTSFQEDCFNCMPNLMRLSMCDTQITNLWTTVAALSKLPSLIELRFQYLQYCNDAVTSFIPSSGKSDDTADFSPLDSVPFIGEPHTDTTELTDPNFNAEDPLRNFYSFDEEVINPDVQSMVEDSSDDSEVGFTSRHHKYWFADVFPGWSSEVPLQNENEDGEESLQGAFTDRIADVSMKYMSCHASPICYEKHYREFMIASLPNLKNLDNMPIRKIDKERATRIFSQYFEYLPYKWKHKESVVSILQKREIKSGHNKVQSSKHRPSYPSGKSQYFYTRSLSAAKLGSSTWPILHPLSLVGCELDKGFHPRQFEYHPSDSSLMVFGTLDGEVVVINHETEHIVSYIPSLGAMNSVLGLCWLKKYPSKLIAGSDNGSLKLYDIHHIPRKVTGIHGNFGCVTFDEFDQLTSVHVNSTDELFLASGYSKNVALYDINSGKRLQVLTDMHRGHINVVKFANHSQSIFATSSFDHDVKMWDLRQKPIHPCFTVSSSRGNVMVCFSPDDQYILASAVDNEVRQYQAVDGRLHLVFDIAPTESSQNYTRSYYMNGRDYIISGSCDEHIRICCAQTGRRLRDISLEGRNLGNSIFIQSLRGDPFRDFNMSVLAAYMQPGSKSKIVKINLLASSSHANKDDSDDLRPCRFHSMGG
- the LOC114401360 gene encoding uncharacterized protein LOC114401360 isoform X1: MVIDIESLEDRYIDFCRRHDVLPNSSILSSLFKAEVKKSNHEPCSMEILIDDLKDVDIAPLLDLCMNFDTSEIEAVDVRNESSSVLNGEYALSLMRAINQKLRVVHLQDSSFGKDFLRDISQRGLACQVLTLRCSRFRKLNLMGEFMHIHTLNLDFSSSLTSFQEDCFNCMPNLMRLSMCDTQITNLWTTVAALSKLPSLIELRFQYLQYCNDAVTSFIPSSGKSDDTADFSPLDSVPFIGEPHTDTTELTDPNFNAEDPLRNFYSFDEEVINPDVQSMVEDSSDDSEVGFTSRHHKYWFADVFPGWSSEVPLQNEWFTLQNEDGEESLQGAFTDRIADVSMKYMSCHASPICYEKHYREFMIASLPNLKNLDNMPIRKIDKERATRIFSQYFEYLPYKWKHKESVVSILQKREIKSGHNKVQSSKHRPSYPSGKSQYFYTRSLSAAKLGSSTWPILHPLSLVGCELDKGFHPRQFEYHPSDSSLMVFGTLDGEVVVINHETEHIVSYIPSLGAMNSVLGLCWLKKYPSKLIAGSDNGSLKLYDIHHIPRKVTGIHGNFGCVTFDEFDQLTSVHVNSTDELFLASGYSKNVALYDINSGKRLQVLTDMHRGHINVVKFANHSQSIFATSSFDHDVKMWDLRQKPIHPCFTVSSSRGNVMVCFSPDDQYILASAVDNEVRQYQAVDGRLHLVFDIAPTESSQNYTRSYYMNGRDYIISGSCDEHIRICCAQTGRRLRDISLEGRNLGNSIFIQSLRGDPFRDFNMSVLAAYMQPGSKSKIVKINLLASSSHANKDDSDDLRPCRFHSMGG
- the LOC114401360 gene encoding uncharacterized protein LOC114401360 isoform X3, with the translated sequence MEILIDDLKDVDIAPLLDLCMNFDTSEIEAVDVRNESSSVLNGEYALSLMRAINQKLRVVHLQDSSFGKDFLRDISQRGLACQVLTLRCSRFRKLNLMGEFMHIHTLNLDFSSSLTSFQEDCFNCMPNLMRLSMCDTQITNLWTTVAALSKLPSLIELRFQYLQYCNDAVTSFIPSSGKSDDTADFSPLDSVPFIGEPHTDTTELTDPNFNAEDPLRNFYSFDEEVINPDVQSMVEDSSDDSEVGFTSRHHKYWFADVFPGWSSEVPLQNEWFTLQNEDGEESLQGAFTDRIADVSMKYMSCHASPICYEKHYREFMIASLPNLKNLDNMPIRKIDKERATRIFSQYFEYLPYKWKHKESVVSILQKREIKSGHNKVQSSKHRPSYPSGKSQYFYTRSLSAAKLGSSTWPILHPLSLVGCELDKGFHPRQFEYHPSDSSLMVFGTLDGEVVVINHETEHIVSYIPSLGAMNSVLGLCWLKKYPSKLIAGSDNGSLKLYDIHHIPRKVTGIHGNFGCVTFDEFDQLTSVHVNSTDELFLASGYSKNVALYDINSGKRLQVLTDMHRGHINVVKFANHSQSIFATSSFDHDVKMWDLRQKPIHPCFTVSSSRGNVMVCFSPDDQYILASAVDNEVRQYQAVDGRLHLVFDIAPTESSQNYTRSYYMNGRDYIISGSCDEHIRICCAQTGRRLRDISLEGRNLGNSIFIQSLRGDPFRDFNMSVLAAYMQPGSKSKIVKINLLASSSHANKDDSDDLRPCRFHSMGG